From Chlorocebus sabaeus isolate Y175 chromosome 15, mChlSab1.0.hap1, whole genome shotgun sequence, the proteins below share one genomic window:
- the KLHL24 gene encoding kelch-like protein 24 isoform X2, producing MVLILGRRLNREDLGVRDSPATKRKVFEMDPKSLTGHEFFDFSSGSSHAENILQIFNEFRDSRLFTDVIICVEGKEFPCHRAVLSACSSYFRAMFCNDHRESREMLVEINGILAEAMECFLQYVYTGKVKITTENVQYLFETSSLFQISVLRDACAKFLEEQLDPCNCLGIQRFADTHSLKTLFTKCKNFALQTFEDVSQHEEFLELDKDELIDYICSDELVIGKEEMVFEAVMRWVYRAVDLRRPLLHELLTHVRLPLLHPNYFVQTVEVDQLIQNSPECYQLLHEARRYHILGNEMMSPRTRPRRSTGYSEVIVVVGGCERVGGFNLPYTECYDPVTGEWKSLAKLPEFTKSEYAVCALRNDILVSGGRINSRDVWIYNSQLNIWIRVASLNKGRWRHKMAVLLGKVYVVGGYDGQNRLSSVECYDSFSNRWTEVAPLKEAVSSPAVTSCVGKLFVIGGGPDDNTCSDKYFSEKRKGKETSIV from the exons ATGGTACTAATATTGGGACGCAGACTAAACAGAGAGGATCTTGGGGTGCGTGATTCCCCAGCAACTAAGCGTAAAGTTTTTGAAATGGACCCCAAATCTCTGACAGGTCATGAGTTTTTTGACTTCTCTTCAGGATCATCCCATGCTGAAAACATACTCCAGATATTTAATGAATTTCGAGATAGCCGCTTATTCACAGATGTTATCATTTGTGTGGAAGGAAAAGAATTTCCTTGCCATAGAGCTGTGCTCTCAGCCTGTAGCAGCTACTTCAGAGCTATGTTTTGTAATGACCACAGGGAAAGCCGAGAAATGTTGGTTGAGATCAATGGTATTTTAGCTGAAGCTATGGAATGTTTTTTGCAGTATGTTTATACTGGAAAGGTGAAGATCACTACAGAGAATGTACAATATCTCTTTGAGACATCAAGCCTCTTTCAGATTAGTGTTCTCCGTGATGCATGTGCCAAGTTCTTGGAGGAGCAACTTGATCCTTGTAATTGCTTAGGAATCCAGCGCTTTGCTGATACCCATTCACTCAAAACACTCTTCACAAAGTGCAAAAATTTTGCATTACAGACTTTTGAGGATGTATCCCAGCATGAAGAATTTCTTGAGCTTGACAAAGATGAACTTATTGATTATATTTGTAGCGATGAACTTGTTATTGGTAAAGAGGAGATGGTTTTTGAAGCCGTCATGCGTTGGGTCTATCGTGCCGTTGATCTGAGAAGACCACTGTTACATGAGCTCCTGACACATGTGAGACTCCCTCTATTGCATCCCAACTACTTTGTTCAAACAGTTGAAGTGGACCAATTGATCCAGAATTCTCCTGAGTGTTATCAGTTGTTGCATGAAGCACGGCGGTACCACATACTTGGGAATGAAATGATGTCCCCAAGGACTAGGCCACGCAG gtcCACTGGCTATTCTGAGGTGATAGTTGTCGTTGGAGGATGTGAGCGAGTTGGAGGATTTAATCTTCCATACACTGAGTGCTATGATCCTGTAACAGGAGAATGGAAGTCTTTGGCTAAGCTTCCAGAATTTACCAAATCAGAGTATGCAGTCTGTGCTCTAAGGAATGACATTCTTGTTTCAG GTGGAAGAATCAACAGCCGTGATGTCTGGATTTATAACTCACAGTTAAATATTTGGATCAGAGTTGCCTCTCTCAATAAAGGCAGATGGCGTCACAAAATGGCTGTCCTCCTTGGTAAA GTATATGTTGTTGGAGGCTATGATGGGCAAAACAGACTTAGCAGCGTAGAATGTTATGATTCCTTTTCAAATCGATGGACTGAAGTTGCTCCCCTTAAGGAAGCAGTGAGCTCTCCTGCAGTGACTAGCTGTGTAGGCAAACTGTTTGTGATTGGTGGAGGACCTGATGATAATACTTGTTCTGATAAG tatttttcagaaaaaagaaaaggaaaggaaacctcCATAGTGTAA